In the Caenorhabditis elegans chromosome X genome, one interval contains:
- the sli-1 gene encoding E3 ubiquitin-protein ligase CBL (Confirmed by transcript evidence), whose amino-acid sequence MGSINTIFHRIHRFVNGTGNNARFVPSTNNSTEALTLSPRAVPSTVSDRRFLLKACKFMDQVVKSCHSPRLNLKNSPPFILDILPDTYTHLMLIFTQNNDILQDNDYLKIFLESMINKCKEIIKLFKTSAIYNDQSEERRKLTKMSLTFSHMLFEIKALFPEGIYIEDRFRMTKKEAESFWSHHFTKKNIVPWSTFFTALEKHHGSTIGKMEAAELKATIDLSGDDFISNFEFDVFTRLFYPFKTLIKNWQTLTTAHPGYCAFLTYDEVKKRLEKLTKKPGSYIFRLSCTRPGQWAIGYVAPDGKIYQTIPQNKSLIQALHEGHKEGFYIYPNGRDQDINLSKLMDVPQADRVQVTSEQYELYCEMGTTFELCKICDDNEKNIKIEPCGHLLCAKCLANWQDSDGGGNTCPFCRYEIKGTNRVIIDRFKPTPVEIEKAKNVAAAEKKLISLVPDVPPRTSSQTSSSYVNIKELENVETSGEALAQVVNRQRAPSIQAPPLPPRLSASEHQPHHPYTNTNSERE is encoded by the exons ATGGGTTCaataaacacaatttttcaccgGATACATCGGTTTGTCAATGGCACAGGCAATAATGCG CGATTTGTTCCCAGCACAAACAACTCGACGGAAGCGTTGACACTCAGTCCGAGAGCTGTTCCCAGCACAGTTTCA GATCGTCGATTTTTGCTCAAAGCATGCAAGTTTATGGATCAAGTAGTGAAGAGTTGTCATAGCCCAAgactgaatttgaaaaattcgccGCCTTTCATTTTGGACATTCTACCTGATACTTATACgcat TTAATGCTGATATTCACACAAAACAATGACATACTCCAAGACAACGACTACTTGAAAATCTTTCTGGAGAGTATGATCAACAAGTGCAAAGAGATCATCAAACTGTTCAAGACGTCAGCTATCTACAATGACCAGTCTGAAGAACGACGGAAGCTTACGAAAATGTCACTAACATTTTCACATATGCTTTTCGAGATTAAAGCATTATTTCCGGAAGGTATCTATATTGAAGACCGGTTTCGGATGACAAAGAAGGAAGCCGAAAGCTTTTGGAGTcatcattttacaaaaaa AAACATTGTACCCTGgtcaacattttttactgCATTAGAAAAGCACCATGGATCAACGATAGGAAAAATGGAAGCAGCCGAATTAAAAGCTACGATAGACTTGAGCGGAGATgattttatttcgaattttgagtttGATGTGTTTACAAG GTTATTCTACCCTTTCAAAACACtgatcaaaaattggcaaacacTCACCACCGCCCATCCCGGATACTGTGCATTTCTCACATACGATGAGGTCAAAAAACGGttagaaaaattaacgaaaaaacCTGGAAGCTACATCTTCCGGTTATCATGCACACGTCCTGGACAATGGGCAATAGGATACGTAGCTCCGGATGGAAAGATTTATCAGACAATACCACAGAATAAAAGTTTGATTCAAGCACTACATGAAGGCCATAAAGAAGGATT TTATATTTACCCGAACGGTAGAGATCAAGATATTAACTTATCCAAATTGATGGATGTGCCACAAGCGGACAGAGTGCAAGTGACCAGTGAACAATACGAGTTGTATTGTGAGATGGGCACAACATTCGAGTTGTGCAAAATTTGTGACGATAACGAGAAGAACATCAAAATTGAGCCATGTGGACATTTGCTCTGCGCAAAATGTTTGGCTAACTGGCAG GATTCGGATGGTGGTGGCAACACATGTCCATTCTGCCGCTACGAAATCAAAGGAACAAATCGTGTGATTATTGACAGGTTCAAGCCCACTCCggtagaaattgaaaaagcgaaaaatgtAGCTGCTGCGGAGAAGAAGCTGATCTCATTAGTTCCCGACGTGCCTCCCAGAACG TCGTCACAAACATCCTCTTCATACGTGAACATCAAAGagctggaaaatgttgaaacaagCGGAGAAGCATTGGCACAAGTGGTAAACCGGCAACGGGCGCCTTCAATCCAAGCTCCACCACTACCGCCAAGGTTATCAGCGAGCGAGCACCAACCACACCACCCATACACAAATACGAACAGTGAGCGGGAGTAG
- the npr-19 gene encoding G-protein coupled receptors family 1 profile domain-containing protein (Confirmed by transcript evidence) — protein MQTDDSWKHNVSFYTLQALFTSANRRDDFIAVSIWTIMLLYALISNMLILAGIARSSTMRSATSYWFIISIAICDILMTFISLGHLVPATAFHEEYVQFKSIRNIVMIFFYDLFWYTGVVQLGLMAGNRFVSIVYPMEYKHIFSRTRSLYLILFGYFLGFLVSLPTLFDCCHTLWDSNYYITVYEKPDTLYKYVDMAVNSISLCMMIISYAVIILKVRASGRAMAKYQLTIRTRQQNALVNGVSLSCQMSECGRTSSVRPPRSQVSKKEMRLFIQFFVVSLVFLLTWTTWQWLPYMSESKWAYFVMTSLFFINNSVNPTVYIIFNTQLRRELHYLICRHHVITTAQNKRKQTLFGRGIAAANKIETDFQNNTRDDATKSLVDQAGSLSSQSHGTIDEHVRHQLLIKNLDYTDKDTKISAV, from the exons ATGCAGACTGACGATTCTTGGAAACATAATGTGTCGTTTTATACATTGCAAGCTTTATT cacCTCAGCAAACCGTCGAGATGACTTCATAGCTGTATCAATATGGACCATAATGCTACTTTATGCCTTAATTTCAAACATGCTCATTTTAGCTGGAATTGCTCGAAGCTCAACTATGAGATCTGCCACAAG TTACTGGTTTATCATATCAATTGCAATCTGTGACATATTAATGACATTTATCTCACTTGGTCATTTAGTACCAGCTACTGCATTTCATGAAGAATATGTACAATTCAAATCGATTCGAAATATTGTTATGATATTTTTCTACGACCTGTTTTGGTACACCGGAGTTGTTCAGCTGGGGTTGATGGCTGGAAATAG ATTTGTTTCAATTGTGTACCCTATGGAGtacaaacacattttttcgcGAACAAGGTCGTTATATCTTATTTTATTTGGATATTTCCTGGGTTTTCTCGTTTCTTTACCAACATTATTTGATTGCTGTCATACACTTTGGGACTCGAATTATTACATCACAGTGTACGAAAAGCCAGACACGTT atacaAGTACGTTGACATGGCTGTAAATAGCATATCGCTGTGCATGATGATTATTTCCTATGCggttattattttaaaagttcgcGCGAGTGGACGTGCCATGGCCAAGTATCAGCTTACGATTAGGACAAGG caacaaaATGCACTTGTGAATGGAGTATCGTTGTCCTGTCAAATGAGTGAATGCGGGCGAACTTCCTCAGTTAGGCCGCCAAGAAGTCAAGTTAGCAAAAAGGAAATGCGGTTATTTATTCAG tttttcgtggTCTCCCTGGTATTCCTACTAACCTGGACAACTTGGCAGTGGCTGCCCTACATGTCCGAATCCAAATGGGCGTACTTTGTAATGACATCCTTATTCTTCATCAACAACTCGGTTAACCCAACAGTCTATATCATTTTCAACACTCAACTTCGACGGGAACTTCATTATCTCATTTGCCGACATCATGTTATAACAACTGCTCAAAATAAGAGGAAACAGACGTTGTTTGGGCGCGGAATCGCGGCTGccaataaaattgaaacg gattttcaaaataatactCGAGACGACGCCACCAAATCATTGGTTGATCAAGCCGGCTCTCTTTCCTCTCAATCGCACGGAACAATTGACGAGCATGTAAGACACCAGCTTCTGATAAAG aatttggaCTACACCGATAAGGATACCAAAATCAGTGCAGTTTAA
- the sli-1 gene encoding E3 ubiquitin-protein ligase CBL (Confirmed by transcript evidence): MGSINTIFHRIHRFVNGTGNNARFVPSTNNSTEALTLSPRAVPSTVSLFEIPSASEMPGFCSEEDRRFLLKACKFMDQVVKSCHSPRLNLKNSPPFILDILPDTYTHLMLIFTQNNDILQDNDYLKIFLESMINKCKEIIKLFKTSAIYNDQSEERRKLTKMSLTFSHMLFEIKALFPEGIYIEDRFRMTKKEAESFWSHHFTKKNIVPWSTFFTALEKHHGSTIGKMEAAELKATIDLSGDDFISNFEFDVFTRLFYPFKTLIKNWQTLTTAHPGYCAFLTYDEVKKRLEKLTKKPGSYIFRLSCTRPGQWAIGYVAPDGKIYQTIPQNKSLIQALHEGHKEGFYIYPNGRDQDINLSKLMDVPQADRVQVTSEQYELYCEMGTTFELCKICDDNEKNIKIEPCGHLLCAKCLANWQDSDGGGNTCPFCRYEIKGTNRVIIDRFKPTPVEIEKAKNVAAAEKKLISLVPDVPPRTYVSQCSQSLLHDASNSIPSVDELPLVPPPLPPKALGTLDTLNSSQTSSSYVNIKELENVETSGEALAQVVNRQRAPSIQAPPLPPRLSASEHQPHHPYTNTNSERE, from the exons ATGGGTTCaataaacacaatttttcaccgGATACATCGGTTTGTCAATGGCACAGGCAATAATGCG CGATTTGTTCCCAGCACAAACAACTCGACGGAAGCGTTGACACTCAGTCCGAGAGCTGTTCCCAGCACAGTTTCA CTATTCGAAATCCCATCAGCTTCGGAGATGCCCGGTTTCTGCAGTGAAGAG GATCGTCGATTTTTGCTCAAAGCATGCAAGTTTATGGATCAAGTAGTGAAGAGTTGTCATAGCCCAAgactgaatttgaaaaattcgccGCCTTTCATTTTGGACATTCTACCTGATACTTATACgcat TTAATGCTGATATTCACACAAAACAATGACATACTCCAAGACAACGACTACTTGAAAATCTTTCTGGAGAGTATGATCAACAAGTGCAAAGAGATCATCAAACTGTTCAAGACGTCAGCTATCTACAATGACCAGTCTGAAGAACGACGGAAGCTTACGAAAATGTCACTAACATTTTCACATATGCTTTTCGAGATTAAAGCATTATTTCCGGAAGGTATCTATATTGAAGACCGGTTTCGGATGACAAAGAAGGAAGCCGAAAGCTTTTGGAGTcatcattttacaaaaaa AAACATTGTACCCTGgtcaacattttttactgCATTAGAAAAGCACCATGGATCAACGATAGGAAAAATGGAAGCAGCCGAATTAAAAGCTACGATAGACTTGAGCGGAGATgattttatttcgaattttgagtttGATGTGTTTACAAG GTTATTCTACCCTTTCAAAACACtgatcaaaaattggcaaacacTCACCACCGCCCATCCCGGATACTGTGCATTTCTCACATACGATGAGGTCAAAAAACGGttagaaaaattaacgaaaaaacCTGGAAGCTACATCTTCCGGTTATCATGCACACGTCCTGGACAATGGGCAATAGGATACGTAGCTCCGGATGGAAAGATTTATCAGACAATACCACAGAATAAAAGTTTGATTCAAGCACTACATGAAGGCCATAAAGAAGGATT TTATATTTACCCGAACGGTAGAGATCAAGATATTAACTTATCCAAATTGATGGATGTGCCACAAGCGGACAGAGTGCAAGTGACCAGTGAACAATACGAGTTGTATTGTGAGATGGGCACAACATTCGAGTTGTGCAAAATTTGTGACGATAACGAGAAGAACATCAAAATTGAGCCATGTGGACATTTGCTCTGCGCAAAATGTTTGGCTAACTGGCAG GATTCGGATGGTGGTGGCAACACATGTCCATTCTGCCGCTACGAAATCAAAGGAACAAATCGTGTGATTATTGACAGGTTCAAGCCCACTCCggtagaaattgaaaaagcgaaaaatgtAGCTGCTGCGGAGAAGAAGCTGATCTCATTAGTTCCCGACGTGCCTCCCAGAACG TATGTGTCCCAATGTTCTCAAAGTTTGCTGCATGACGCGTCAAACTCAATTCCGTCGGTCGACGAGTTGCCGTTGGTGCCGCCACCGTTGCCACCGAAAGCATTGGGTACCCTGGACACTTTGAAT TCGTCACAAACATCCTCTTCATACGTGAACATCAAAGagctggaaaatgttgaaacaagCGGAGAAGCATTGGCACAAGTGGTAAACCGGCAACGGGCGCCTTCAATCCAAGCTCCACCACTACCGCCAAGGTTATCAGCGAGCGAGCACCAACCACACCACCCATACACAAATACGAACAGTGAGCGGGAGTAG
- the sli-1 gene encoding E3 ubiquitin-protein ligase CBL (Confirmed by transcript evidence): MGSINTIFHRIHRFVNGTGNNARFVPSTNNSTEALTLSPRAVPSTVSDRRFLLKACKFMDQVVKSCHSPRLNLKNSPPFILDILPDTYTHLMLIFTQNNDILQDNDYLKIFLESMINKCKEIIKLFKTSAIYNDQSEERRKLTKMSLTFSHMLFEIKALFPEGIYIEDRFRMTKKEAESFWSHHFTKKNIVPWSTFFTALEKHHGSTIGKMEAAELKATIDLSGDDFISNFEFDVFTRLFYPFKTLIKNWQTLTTAHPGYCAFLTYDEVKKRLEKLTKKPGSYIFRLSCTRPGQWAIGYVAPDGKIYQTIPQNKSLIQALHEGHKEGFYIYPNGRDQDINLSKLMDVPQADRVQVTSEQYELYCEMGTTFELCKICDDNEKNIKIEPCGHLLCAKCLANWQDSDGGGNTCPFCRYEIKGTNRVIIDRFKPTPVEIEKAKNVAAAEKKLISLVPDVPPRTYVSQCSQSLLHDASNSIPSVDELPLVPPPLPPKALGTLDTLNSSQTSSSYVNIKELENVETSGEALAQVVNRQRAPSIQAPPLPPRLSASEHQPHHPYTNTNSERE; the protein is encoded by the exons ATGGGTTCaataaacacaatttttcaccgGATACATCGGTTTGTCAATGGCACAGGCAATAATGCG CGATTTGTTCCCAGCACAAACAACTCGACGGAAGCGTTGACACTCAGTCCGAGAGCTGTTCCCAGCACAGTTTCA GATCGTCGATTTTTGCTCAAAGCATGCAAGTTTATGGATCAAGTAGTGAAGAGTTGTCATAGCCCAAgactgaatttgaaaaattcgccGCCTTTCATTTTGGACATTCTACCTGATACTTATACgcat TTAATGCTGATATTCACACAAAACAATGACATACTCCAAGACAACGACTACTTGAAAATCTTTCTGGAGAGTATGATCAACAAGTGCAAAGAGATCATCAAACTGTTCAAGACGTCAGCTATCTACAATGACCAGTCTGAAGAACGACGGAAGCTTACGAAAATGTCACTAACATTTTCACATATGCTTTTCGAGATTAAAGCATTATTTCCGGAAGGTATCTATATTGAAGACCGGTTTCGGATGACAAAGAAGGAAGCCGAAAGCTTTTGGAGTcatcattttacaaaaaa AAACATTGTACCCTGgtcaacattttttactgCATTAGAAAAGCACCATGGATCAACGATAGGAAAAATGGAAGCAGCCGAATTAAAAGCTACGATAGACTTGAGCGGAGATgattttatttcgaattttgagtttGATGTGTTTACAAG GTTATTCTACCCTTTCAAAACACtgatcaaaaattggcaaacacTCACCACCGCCCATCCCGGATACTGTGCATTTCTCACATACGATGAGGTCAAAAAACGGttagaaaaattaacgaaaaaacCTGGAAGCTACATCTTCCGGTTATCATGCACACGTCCTGGACAATGGGCAATAGGATACGTAGCTCCGGATGGAAAGATTTATCAGACAATACCACAGAATAAAAGTTTGATTCAAGCACTACATGAAGGCCATAAAGAAGGATT TTATATTTACCCGAACGGTAGAGATCAAGATATTAACTTATCCAAATTGATGGATGTGCCACAAGCGGACAGAGTGCAAGTGACCAGTGAACAATACGAGTTGTATTGTGAGATGGGCACAACATTCGAGTTGTGCAAAATTTGTGACGATAACGAGAAGAACATCAAAATTGAGCCATGTGGACATTTGCTCTGCGCAAAATGTTTGGCTAACTGGCAG GATTCGGATGGTGGTGGCAACACATGTCCATTCTGCCGCTACGAAATCAAAGGAACAAATCGTGTGATTATTGACAGGTTCAAGCCCACTCCggtagaaattgaaaaagcgaaaaatgtAGCTGCTGCGGAGAAGAAGCTGATCTCATTAGTTCCCGACGTGCCTCCCAGAACG TATGTGTCCCAATGTTCTCAAAGTTTGCTGCATGACGCGTCAAACTCAATTCCGTCGGTCGACGAGTTGCCGTTGGTGCCGCCACCGTTGCCACCGAAAGCATTGGGTACCCTGGACACTTTGAAT TCGTCACAAACATCCTCTTCATACGTGAACATCAAAGagctggaaaatgttgaaacaagCGGAGAAGCATTGGCACAAGTGGTAAACCGGCAACGGGCGCCTTCAATCCAAGCTCCACCACTACCGCCAAGGTTATCAGCGAGCGAGCACCAACCACACCACCCATACACAAATACGAACAGTGAGCGGGAGTAG